A genome region from Micromonospora peucetia includes the following:
- a CDS encoding GNAT family N-acetyltransferase — protein MSELERLAAHHATALLRFERENREWFARSVPDRGDAYFAGFAERHAGLLAEQATGGCHFHVLVEADEAVIGRFNLVDVADGEAELGYRVAERAAGRGVATDGVRRVAALARQAYGLRRLTAETTLDNAGSLAVLRRTGFTPVGEVSLDGRSGLRFVRELTADD, from the coding sequence GTGTCTGAGCTTGAGCGGCTTGCCGCGCACCACGCCACCGCGCTGCTGCGCTTCGAGCGGGAGAACCGGGAGTGGTTCGCGCGGTCGGTGCCGGACCGGGGCGACGCGTACTTCGCCGGCTTCGCCGAGCGGCACGCGGGGCTGCTCGCCGAGCAGGCCACTGGCGGGTGTCACTTCCACGTCCTGGTCGAGGCCGACGAGGCGGTGATCGGCCGGTTCAACCTGGTCGACGTCGCCGACGGCGAGGCCGAGCTGGGCTACCGGGTGGCCGAGCGGGCCGCCGGGCGCGGGGTGGCGACCGACGGCGTCCGCCGCGTCGCCGCGCTGGCCCGTCAGGCGTACGGGCTGCGTCGGCTGACCGCCGAGACCACCCTGGACAACGCGGGCTCGCTCGCTGTGCTCCGGCGTACCGGGTTCACGCCGGTCGGCGAGGTGTCACTCGACGGGCGCTCCGGGCTGCGGTTCGTCCGCGAGTTGACGGCCGACGACTGA
- a CDS encoding phosphatase PAP2 family protein: MTDVDTPDVPDISVEWYQEIVDFAADTPQPVQWFAEHFTEGAILLLGALWLIAAVSRLRGGPRDRAYALVSPVPVVLAYGFSELLKTVVDQERPCRALATELAIIAGECPPTGDWSFPSNHATIAGGLAVATLLLSRRVGLIALPLAALAAFSRTFVGVHYPHDVVVGVLLGALFAALLTPLLARPAAALLHRRTRHAEPPTPAPPTPASHH, from the coding sequence ATGACTGATGTGGATACACCGGATGTTCCGGATATCAGTGTCGAGTGGTACCAGGAAATCGTCGACTTCGCGGCCGACACCCCGCAACCGGTGCAGTGGTTCGCCGAGCACTTCACCGAGGGCGCGATCCTGCTGCTCGGCGCGCTGTGGCTGATCGCGGCCGTGTCCCGGCTCCGGGGCGGACCACGCGACCGGGCGTACGCCCTGGTGTCGCCCGTGCCGGTGGTGCTCGCGTACGGATTCAGCGAACTGTTGAAGACGGTGGTGGACCAGGAGCGCCCCTGCCGCGCGCTAGCCACCGAACTGGCCATCATCGCCGGCGAGTGCCCGCCGACAGGCGACTGGTCCTTCCCCAGCAACCACGCCACGATCGCGGGCGGGTTGGCGGTGGCGACCCTGCTGCTGTCCCGCCGGGTCGGGCTGATCGCACTGCCGCTGGCGGCGCTGGCCGCGTTCTCCCGCACCTTCGTCGGCGTGCACTACCCGCACGACGTGGTCGTCGGCGTCCTGCTCGGCGCCCTGTTCGCCGCGCTGCTCACTCCACTGCTGGCCCGCCCCGCCGCCGCCCTGCTGCACCGCCGCACCCGACACGCCGAACCCCCCACCCCCGCCCCACCCACCCCCGCCTCCCACCACTGA
- a CDS encoding prepilin peptidase: MALTEPPAAAEPTAPPATSRGARLLAVLALAPALRLAVIRHAVPPGVAIRTGCDACVAPIGLARPWPALGPAARCGRCRARVGPPPGTVELAVAVALGVLVLLGMPAGPRGGAWFEGQPAVLLATAWWLGWAIPLVFVDAAVHRLPDRFTWPAAAGTWLLLGLAAVAGAGPTPWLRATAAGIALALFFATTTLLLGRRGFGLGDAKLALGVGALLGWHGWAVPVAGLVLALMLSGLVGVALLAARRVGWRSHLPFGPFLVLGTLAALLLP, translated from the coding sequence ATGGCGCTGACCGAGCCGCCGGCAGCGGCGGAGCCGACCGCGCCGCCGGCCACCTCGCGCGGGGCGCGACTGCTGGCCGTACTCGCGCTCGCCCCGGCGCTCCGGCTCGCCGTGATCCGGCACGCCGTACCGCCGGGGGTGGCGATCCGGACCGGATGCGACGCGTGCGTCGCCCCGATCGGGCTGGCCCGTCCCTGGCCTGCGCTGGGCCCGGCGGCGCGGTGCGGGCGGTGCCGGGCGCGCGTCGGCCCGCCGCCCGGCACGGTGGAACTCGCCGTCGCGGTGGCGCTCGGGGTGCTGGTGCTGCTCGGGATGCCCGCCGGTCCCCGGGGTGGTGCCTGGTTCGAGGGTCAACCGGCCGTGCTGCTCGCCACCGCCTGGTGGCTGGGCTGGGCCATCCCGCTGGTCTTCGTCGACGCGGCCGTGCATCGGCTGCCGGACCGGTTCACCTGGCCCGCTGCGGCCGGCACCTGGCTGCTGCTCGGGCTGGCCGCTGTCGCCGGGGCCGGCCCGACACCCTGGCTGCGTGCCACCGCCGCCGGCATCGCGCTCGCGCTCTTCTTCGCCACCACCACGCTGCTGCTCGGCCGGCGCGGGTTCGGCCTCGGCGACGCCAAACTGGCGCTCGGCGTCGGCGCGCTGCTCGGCTGGCACGGCTGGGCGGTCCCGGTGGCCGGGCTGGTGCTCGCCCTGATGCTCTCAGGGCTGGTCGGCGTCGCGCTGCTGGCCGCCCGCCGCGTCGGCTGGCGCAGCCACCTCCCGTTCGGCCCGTTCCTCGTCCTCGGCACCCTCGCCGCCCTCCTCCTCCCCTGA
- a CDS encoding SAF domain-containing protein: MRPGLLGLAVLLIALGGLGAAFAVTSVRATGSYLAVARPVEVGRQVSADDLVPVQVAGGQGLSPVPAGRLDEVIGKRAAVALAPGTLLTMAQLTDDPLLGPGQQQLALGLDPAEVPARKLHPGDKLLLVSTPDGNDDSPAGAATRFQATVIDAVTSDTDDKVVVYLALAVRDVPAVVALSSQERIAVVLTEAA, encoded by the coding sequence ATGCGACCCGGGCTGCTCGGCCTGGCGGTGCTGCTGATCGCCCTCGGCGGCCTGGGGGCGGCGTTCGCGGTCACCTCGGTACGCGCCACCGGCAGCTACCTGGCCGTGGCCCGGCCGGTCGAGGTCGGTCGGCAGGTCAGCGCCGACGACCTGGTCCCGGTGCAGGTGGCCGGCGGCCAGGGGCTGTCCCCGGTGCCCGCCGGCCGGCTCGACGAGGTGATCGGCAAACGGGCCGCCGTGGCGCTGGCCCCCGGCACGCTGCTGACGATGGCCCAACTCACCGACGACCCGCTGCTCGGGCCCGGCCAGCAGCAGCTCGCGTTGGGTCTGGACCCCGCCGAGGTGCCGGCCCGCAAGCTGCACCCCGGCGACAAGCTTCTGCTGGTGAGCACGCCGGACGGCAACGACGACAGCCCGGCGGGCGCCGCCACCCGGTTCCAGGCGACGGTCATCGACGCCGTCACCTCCGACACCGACGACAAGGTGGTGGTCTACCTGGCGCTCGCCGTCCGGGACGTGCCGGCCGTCGTCGCGTTGTCCAGCCAGGAGCGGATCGCCGTCGTACTGACCGAGGCGGCCTGA